The Alphaproteobacteria bacterium DNA segment CACACATGACACGCGCAGAAGGTTTTACCAATCAGGGCGATTATACCCCCGATAATTTACTGGCAGGGGAGTATCCCCGCATTGAACGGCTGGTGACGATTGCGGCTGGTGCCGATCTCGCCAAAGGCGCTGTTCTTGGACGAATTACCGCAAGTGGGAAGTTCAAACTCAGCGCATCGGCCAGTTCGGACGGTTCGCAAACGCCAGATGCCATTCTGGCCGAAAAAGCCAGTGCCGCCGGAGCCGATGTCCAGGCGGTGGTCTATTTCAG contains these protein-coding regions:
- a CDS encoding head decoration protein, whose amino-acid sequence is MTRAEGFTNQGDYTPDNLLAGEYPRIERLVTIAAGADLAKGAVLGRITASGKFKLSASASSDGSQTPDAILAEKASAAGADVQAVVYFSGEFNENALTLGAGHTLDAVRLTLKAKSIYLRANQK